From Carassius auratus strain Wakin chromosome 22, ASM336829v1, whole genome shotgun sequence, a single genomic window includes:
- the LOC113040418 gene encoding neoverrucotoxin subunit alpha-like produces the protein MEALLMHLRKPKSIYIYMFLCLAALAAVNAESETMKVAALGRPLLPGMLYDCLNDSFIPGLTLWDNKSLSENLDSHPQPQTYLTFSSSDSLSSKFSLLDLTTSLKASFLAGLVEVGGSGKFLRDTKSSKQQSRSTIFYSETTRYEQLTMSQLGNITYPGVLDLKSATHVVTAVLYGAQTIMVFDRMISEEENKHEMDGKLNAMVKKIPDFSTEANTTFKMTAAEKKMAEKITCTIHSDVRLHQNPTTYMEALDLYKELPALLKNPQKEVPIKVWLYPLHLLNAKAAWVQGEISASVAFETECIIEELGKAERTYNDLSGNALVNSFSDIKERLQLFQKSFSIYKTMLLEALGRLLPAVRGGEMKEKSLEDLLKIHRSSPFNADPLEEWLTTARNELHTLSSHTKSLQGIQIEDSGRLNNTVLNPDVPQVVCLTFTSLKYEDPYISALNEYLKTDRFKDLDGKHNMVSVRSIKKWFNDSELKSKMIYNINVFRGLLKKLEGQKVLFIISAISDPSNPGSSIYLYEHGQLKDKQAQNANWGLGN, from the exons ATGGAAGCTCTTTTGATGCACTTGAGGAAGCCGAAGTCCATCTACATTTACATGTTTCTGTGTCTGGCAGCCCTTGCTGCGGTGAACGCAGAG TCAGAGACTATGAAAGTAGCAGCCCTCGGAAGACCTCTTTTACCTGGTATGCTGTATGACTGCCTCAACGATTCCTTCATTCCAG GTCTTACTCTGTGGGATAATAAATCGCTGAGTGAAAATTTGGACAGTCATCCACAGCCCCAGACATATCTGACGTTCAGTAGCTCTGACTCTCTCTCAAGTAAATTCAGTCTCTTGGATTTAACCACTTCCCTGAAGGCCAGTTTTTTGGCGGGGCTCGTGGAGGTCGGAGGATCTGGCAAGTTCCTGCGTGACACCAAATCCTCAAAACAACAGTCCAGATCTacaatattttacagtgaaaCCACAAGATATGAACAGCTCACTATGTCCCAACTGGGCAATATCACCTACCCTGGGGTGCTTGACCTGAAATCTGCAACTCATGTGGTCACGGCGGTACTGTATGGAGCTCAGACCATCATGGTGTTTGATCGGATGATTTCAGAAGAGGAAAACAAGCATGAGATGGACGGAAAACTGAATGCCATGGTCAAGAAGATCCCTGATTTTTCCACTGAGGCAAACACCACTTTTAAAATGACTGCTGCTGAAAAGAAAATGGCTGAGAAGATCACTTGCACAATTCACAGCGATGTCCGCCTTCATCAGAATCCCACCACATACATGGAGGCCTTGGATTTGTACAAGGAGCTCCCCGCTCTGCTGAAGAATCCACAGAAGGAAGTTCCTATAAAAGTCTGGCTTTATCCACTCCATCTTTTGAACGCAAAAGCAGCATGGGTACAGGGAGAAATCAGTGCAAGTGTGGCTTTCGAAACTGAATGTATAATCGAGGAGCTGGGAAAGGCAGAGAGGACATACAACGACCTGTCAGGGAATGCATtggttaacagtttcagtgacaTCAAAGAGAGACTGCAATTATTTCAGAAATCGTTTAGCATTTACAAGACAATGCTCCTGGAAGCACTCGGCAGGCTCTTGCCTGCTGTCCGAGGAGGAGAGATGAAGGAAAAGTCTCTGGAAGACCTCCTGAAGATCCACAGGAGCTCCCCATTCAACGCTGACCCACTTGAGGAGTGGTTAACTACTGCAAGGAATGAACTTCACACCTTGAGTTCTCACACCAAGTCACTGCAAGGGATCCAAATTGAAGATTCAGGCCGTCTCAACAACACTGTTCTTAATCCTGATGTTCCTCAAGTGGTTTGCTTGACTTTCACATCTCTGAAGTATGAAGATCCGTATATTTCAGCCCTGAATGAGTATCTGAAAACCGACAGGTTTAAAGATCTAGATGGGAAGCACAACATGGTTTCTGTGCGATCTATCAAAAAGTGGTTTAATGATTCTGAACTCAAAAGTAAGATGATATATAACATCAATGTCTTCAGAGGTTTATTAAAGAAGCTTGAAGGACAGAAAGTCCTGTTCATTATTTCTGCCATCTCAGATCCCTCCAATCCAGGCTCCTCCATCTATCTGTATGAACACGGGCAACTGAAAGATAAACAGGCACAGAATGCAAATTGGGGATTGGGAAACTGA